ATGAAATAATAGAAGAAAAGTGATATCTAAGTTTTACTTCTACCAACTCCTTTCTAGACACagtcacttttttattttaaaaaatttattttatttttaatatcttattttatttttttgttttgaaacagtGTTAATACCTCTATCCTTTCAAAAAAGACTCACTATACTGCATTTTACTCTCAACTGTGGTACGAACAAGAGGCCctctccggtcttgaaaaattaagccaatgcggaagtgcaaattCCTGCAGTTCGTCAAGTGTCTGCTTAAGGCTGCAGAAACACGGGATGTCTCATACAtatgactggcaaaaaagcagtttttacagcctAAATggacatgtttacagcttggtacaaaagactggaataggtctgattagtgaTTGTCAACACTGGCAAACACTGTcagggggtgaattttttttaaacggctgcgttttcatttgaaaaataatacgttatccatagttaggagTGCAGCTGACATAATTGATAAGCGTTATGGAAAAGTTTGTCAAGAgacttaaaacccgcctcagctccggcTCTAAGcatgttgttaggttgactgaaagttaggctgagacaggatttccagcatggcggcagctgtcgatgagcctccagaaccccgtgctgtaacagatggctaacgacactcaggcttcgtccattaacaTTTATAGTCTATGGGTGCGACATGGCGCAAAGATGTTAAGTTACTGTTGTAATGTCCCCACTGTCTAGGGGAACTATATACACACTGTAATAAGTAACCCCCTCTCTTCCCACTCCCAAGAAAGCCAGCAGCACCAGTCAAATTCAGAGTTCAAGCAGCTGTTTATTTGAATACAGAGCTGGGCAGTGCCTAAAACATCAAGCAAAAGTTATTTAAGAAAATGGTCCCCAAccaaaacacaagtttaaacaattgacacatcacaggaaaaTCAAAAAAGGCTAGTCATTCCTACACTGCTGAACAAGTGTTCAATGATCTATTTTTCAAAAGTTATATACAAAATAACACTCAAAATATCGATCACACACAATCTAAAAAACTCAGGCCTCCATAACTTTCAAAGATCTAAAGACTGTAGATCTCAGAGCTAAATGCTGGTATTAGTAAAAGTGTGAGGTGAAGGAAGGAGAGCAGGCTGCAACAGCTGAGATTTATGGTCCGTTCCTTTTACTTCAGAACTCGGATCTGGGAATGACCACACAGCCCAATTAACCGCGTTCCAGTTGCGAGTCTGCAACAAGTCGGACAAGAAACATGGACTCCTCCttgagtacctttgttttgttagctaataccaggCAATAACAACACACTACCTGATAGTTTagtaacatgacaacatgtccacagataCAACTTGCACGACACTATAGGTGTGATCGATTTAATTACATGTCCCTGTTTACGTGTCAGACCAGCAACTCTGAATTTCTGAGTTCTGAGATCTAATGGAATACAACATTAAAAGTTGTCATGTCAGGTGTAATCCAGGAATACTCGTTGAACTGACCAATCAGACGCAGCACCTGCACCAGCATCTgattgacagacacacacacacacacacacacacacacacacacacacacacacacacacacagacacattttcccaaatacacacccacacactgtaAGGGAGGAGAAAGAACTGAACATACTGtaccacaataaaaaaacatgacccAGGGTCATAACACTGTAACATACAATTAGAGAGAAACTGAAAATCATTGTACTAAATAAATTGTATGTCACactatttgtattattttgatTTGTATTATAGTATTACTGTTTTACAATAGACATTCATggtaaaacatttgaaagatcCCTGTTGTCTGAAAAGCCAAATAACCGGTAAATACAGTAAATAGTTTATGGCCTGCCACAGGTAGCCAAAGATGAAGCGTCATGATTTATGTCTTTACTCTGGAGTACACACATTCAGCTAGTGTGTCGTCCACATGTCTTCTTGATCTGCTGGCCTGGTTTACCCTTAAAGCAGCATAATGAAGATTATCTTCATTTATGTGACCctatatagaaaaaaaaatcacaataattaaccaacaaaaaactaaaagttAAAAACTTCAAAGTCATTCTTCTGAGCtaaagagcaacaacaacaatacaaatcaTGAACTGAATTTATAAAGCATATTTCTAAATCCATATTAAGAAGTGCATTACATCAATGAGTTGAGATAAGGCAgatcaaaattaaaaacaagaatagaagtagcaataaaaagacaaaaatgataaataatatCATACGCGGCGATGCACTTCAAGTGatccaataaacacaaaaataccaGACATGAGCACACAGATCAAAGGAGTTAGATCAGACAAATTTAAAAAGTGGGTTTTAGAGTTTTATAAAACAATGAACATTTCAGTTGATTTAATGGGAGGGGAGAGtgcattatgagaaaagtctATCCTCTACGTCTAATGCccgctccacttttcagaaaatgtgtgctcaaacaggccatggAGATTTcccctttgtgacatcaaaaagggcagtaacccctcccccaggtgggtgacaacTAAAATGCACAGAGtgaaatgtttggttttttaaaACTGTGAGAGGACAAATACAATGAAGAATGTTTTTTGAGAAAAGTTCAAGGCCAAAAATAAGATGCTCAGTTTGGTCTGAAGTAAGTTGAGGAAAATGATGGGACATTCAGTTCTTGATAAATGCCCAGCAGTTTTCTAGTTGCTGTAGACGGTGAACTGCGGGTCATTAGCGTAAAAGTGATAACTGTGAAGAGTAAGTCAAGAATAAGGTCTAAATTTTCATTAATACCAGTTGCTTGCAATTGCCAagagaaaggttttttttatttacatttcaacatcTTCTCCAAATGATAAATAACATCATTCCTCTTAAGACTTAAATCTGGCAGTCTTACAGAAAGTTCAACATTATTCTGGACATTTCTACTTTCTACTCAATATTTTGACCATTAGGGAGCACTGATGGAgtaaatacaaaaccaaatcccTGTCGTATTTTCTAATATTAAGatatgtttgaaatgtaatttataaTGGATTTGGTATAAATACCTGTGTATTCGTAGCAGAAGAAGCAGAAGTtcctgaaaaataataaaaagcattttattcaatttttttaagtttctatGATCCAATGTTCAAtcaatacacacagaaacaaaaagtacTAATTACCTCCAGAGTGAAAGCTGATTTTCCTCCTAATACTGAACAGTATCACAATGAGGGAAAAACTAAGGATGGTGGTTAATGTCAAAGCTCCACTCAAGAAATACACCAAGATATGAGAGTAGTCCTCTtctgcaaagagagagacaagaggagacTTTGCAGATCAGCTTTTTAGAGTCTTTGCTGGATGGTAATTATGACTATTTATCAGAAGGCAATAGTTTCAGCAGGAAAGTTCCTTACTTTCAATGTCCAGGTGGGTCCCGTTTCCGAAGAGAATGCGTCCACATGAGGCAACAGCGCAGTAGTAAGTCCCAGCATGAGAGCTATTGACACTCTTCAATGGTAAGTTGTAGACacaggtgtttgtttctgtgttgggGCTCCTCACACACTGATCATTGCTGCCGACATGGGTGTAAATGAGTCCTGGATGAGATTCTTCAGAGTTTCTGAACCAGTGAACACTGTGTTCTCCATCACAGGTCCCAGTGTGGACTGCACAGTTCAGAGTCACAGAGCTTCCAAGCTGGATGGTCTCAGATTCTGACTGATAAACCGTAGCCGGGATATTCAAACCTGAACTCTTAACGCTGACTAAAGTACCCACTGCAAATTTATAAGTTATTGAAAAGCTAACCGCGCAGAAGTAAGTAGCTGTGTCTGAAATGTGTAAATCTGTGATATTCAAGTGATTTCCACCATTTACGGCTTCCAGTGTAAAGCGTGGGTTGTTCTTCCACTCATCATGAAATGCAATGTTCTTAATGGACCAATAGAAGGTAGACATCAGTCTTGGTTTCTGTCCGAGAGGTTGCTTATACCAGAAAAAACGTTGTACCGTTTTATCTTCATAGATACATTTCAAAGTTATGTTGTCTCCGACATTTGCTGATATAAATTCTCTCTCTTGATGAAAATATGAGGATTGATCAGTCaactgagctgaagagagaaaaagtaaaGATGCAAAGAATGTAAATAGATTGTTTAAGTCTGTACTGTAGTAATGTACTGTTGTACTATCTACAATATCAGAGAAGCACAATTTGAGGAAATGTCAGGTAGAGTGACCCcacactaaaagaaaaaaaacacaactcaccACTTTTGTCCAAGATGAGAAATGTGAAATAGAAAAGTAACTTTGGAGCTGTCATCGTGCTCAAAATGCAGTGCTGAATGAGAAGACTCTTGATCTCTTCTCGACACCTCATAGAGAAGACTGCTTTTGATTGGTCAACCTGTAGTGACACCTCATGTCCTATTATGGAAACAAGTGAAGATGTTCACCGCCAGCAACAGCCACATCAAACTGATCTCAGCAGCTCAGTTTGGTGTTCATTTTAAACACCTCCAACCTTTTTGTTATTTGACCTAATTATGTCTCCATTATTTCTCCCTGTTATGACATTTGATGTATTTTAACATTGTAATAACATGGTGTTCATCCAAAATGGGTTGTATCATAACTGTGCCCGTTTTAAGTTACAAGATGTTATTCAGCTATGCTGTGTGTTATTATATCTCACTGATGCAAGTGTCACTAGATGGTATTGGTGGGAGATCTTTCATTGAGAAATGGGCTCCTATTTCATACATGGCACAAGTCTAGGTTTCAAACTGAGCAGCACCACCAGAGGTCCTCGTTTATGCTAATGTGTGAATTTAGCAGGGTGATGATACCATTCACAATGGGTAGAGTTTCTTTCCTGTAGTAACGTGAGCATTATAAAATAATGCTAAACCTAACTAGGTCAATCACATGATAGCCGACTACCACAAAGGGGAGCTGTTGTTTAAGTTATTAGTTTTGTAAAGGTATATGTTATCCTATTTGCTGCTATGTATTTGAATGTTACTTGATAATACCCTTGATTGCAGCATGGTTCCGTCTCGGCCACATTCTGGAAACAAACTCCTGCTGTTCTAGATAAAGAGTAAATACCTTGACATAAAGTTTTTGACTGGTTCCTTTTATAGTAGAAGTTATCACATATTTTTGGCAACAAGGTGAACTGGTTTCCTAAGTCCTGGCgccctgttttgttttgtttttagctgGAGCTATGTCACAGTGTGCTAGTAAGCTAGGTGACTACATGAGCAGCGGGGACCAGGAGGAGCCGAGCAGGGACAAGAGGCAGAGTGCGCTGTTAGCTGCAGTGAAGCTGCTTGGGGAAGAAGAGACTCGTGTGGAGGGACACAAGGACTGGACCTAGCATGAAGAGAGGTTGGGACACTTTTTCTCTGCTAATGGAATTACAGAGGAGGCTAAGAAGTGCTCTATTCTTCCGAGTGGGTATGGGGCGAAGACTTACAAGCTGATAAGCAACTTGGCCACACCGCGAAAACTAGAGGAAATTCCACATGATGAACTGGTCCAGCTTGTGGGGAACCACAACAATCCAAAGCCTTCTGTGATCGTCCAAAGGTTTAAGTTTCACATTCATTTCAGGAAGCCAGGTCAGTCTGTGGCAAATTTTATGGCTGAGCTTCGGCAGCTCTCCGAACACTGTGAAGTCGGGAAACCAATGGGAAAGCCTCCAACcacccttccatccatccatccattttctccCGCCTTACTGAGGTCGGGTCACGGTGGCCGCAGGGGCAGTAAGTTAAACCAGACATCCCTCTGTCcagcaatgttttccagctcctcctgggggattccaaGGCGTTCCAAGGCTAGGCAGGATATATAATCTTGCCAGccaactctgggtctaccctggGGTCTCCTTCCAGTTGGGCGTGCCCGGAagacctccaaagggaggcgtccaggaggcatcctcatcaaatgcccaaaccacctcaacttgCTCCTTTCGATGCGAAGGAGCAGCAgatctactccgagctcccctgaatgtctgagctcctcactaTATCTCTAAGGCTGAACCCAGCCACCCTCCGGAGGAAAATCACTTTGGCTGCTTTTATCCGCAATCTCATTCTTTGGGTCACTACCCATAGTTCATGACCATTGGGGAGGGTTGGGACAAAGATCGACCAGAAAACTGAATGCTTTGCCTTTAGGCTTAGCACCCTCTTACCTAATCCAGCACAAATCCTGTATTACTACTGATGCACATTGCCACTGAGGAGCTTTCTAACTGCCTGAGTAACCTCTGCCAAGGTTAGTGGTTAGTCTTCGCCAGGATCTTCaaactctgcctcctcttcagaggacaTGTTGCCTGGGTTTAGGAGTTCCTCAAAATATTCCTTCCACTGCCAAACAATGTCTGTCTGATGGGAAAGCCTGCATTACTGTAATTTCATTACTATTTGTGGTAACAAGTAGTGAATCtagttacttttaaaatgtaataacgCTGTTAAAATTTAAACTGAACGAGACTGATTAAATGACCCATAATGCTGGCTCTCTCGAGGCAGGGTTCAGTATAAGTAGAGCTCAATAACCAGTCCAGGTCAGTACACAGGTAAGCATAAAGAGTAGCAAACTAATCCAAAATCGGCaggcaaaagacaaaaactaagCTGCTAAGCTAAACAAAGCTAAATCAACAGAAGAGCAAATCTGAAGTTTCAGTTGAAGCTAGGTGATGGaattcacacctcaagtccaCTGAGGATTGGGGTAACTCGCGCTTGTCAGACAACTGGCTACACAACAATTATTTAGGTCACACTCTCCATTGTACAAATGTCTAAATTGTtgtctcaaacaacaaaaagcaaa
This portion of the Labrus bergylta chromosome 22, fLabBer1.1, whole genome shotgun sequence genome encodes:
- the LOC136177324 gene encoding uncharacterized protein; this encodes MRCREEIKSLLIQHCILSTMTAPKLLFYFTFLILDKSAQLTDQSSYFHQEREFISANVGDNITLKCIYEDKTVQRFFWYKQPLGQKPRLMSTFYWSIKNIAFHDEWKNNPRFTLEAVNGGNHLNITDLHISDTATYFCAVSFSITYKFAVGTLVSVKSSGLNIPATVYQSESETIQLGSSVTLNCAVHTGTCDGEHSVHWFRNSEESHPGLIYTHVGSNDQCVRSPNTETNTCVYNLPLKSVNSSHAGTYYCAVASCGRILFGNGTHLDIEKEDYSHILVYFLSGALTLTTILSFSLIVILFSIRRKISFHSGGTSASSATNTQGHINEDNLHYAALRVNQASRSRRHVDDTLAECVYSRVKT